One region of Chryseobacterium sp. SORGH_AS_0447 genomic DNA includes:
- the mltG gene encoding endolytic transglycosylase MltG codes for MKKAILIVILLVLAAGGFFGFRFYKKYYGNNIEKDGYVLIPHNASFKQILDSASRFVSNKESFEAVAQEKGLAQNFKAGRYHFQKGLGNARLVNMIKAGNQSENSFRIGDFGDVYQMIGRVTKKTERDSLDFVKDFNKIATERGYANAEDLKKYFFIDTYNFFWTVTPQEFFKKFDDQYKEFWNSERKAQEQQSGLTRDQIYALASIVYKESGGKKDEMRTIAGLYLNRYRKGMKLQSDPTVIYAINKQTNFKEQIKRVFYKHLSTPSPYNTYANKGIPPGPICVVDKNSVDAVLNAEKNNYIFMCADPARFGYHKFTASAEQHAINAKAYQDWLNSKNIK; via the coding sequence ATGAAAAAAGCTATTCTCATTGTCATCCTGCTCGTTCTGGCAGCAGGCGGATTTTTTGGATTTAGATTTTATAAAAAATATTACGGAAACAATATTGAAAAAGACGGATACGTTCTGATCCCGCACAACGCCAGCTTTAAGCAGATCCTGGATTCAGCATCCCGATTTGTAAGCAATAAGGAATCTTTTGAGGCAGTGGCACAGGAGAAAGGCCTGGCTCAGAATTTTAAGGCCGGACGGTATCATTTCCAGAAAGGATTGGGAAATGCCCGGTTGGTCAATATGATTAAAGCCGGTAACCAGAGCGAGAACAGTTTCAGGATCGGAGATTTCGGGGATGTCTATCAGATGATCGGCAGGGTTACTAAAAAGACGGAACGGGATTCTCTTGATTTTGTGAAAGACTTCAATAAAATTGCGACTGAAAGAGGATACGCAAATGCAGAAGACCTGAAAAAATATTTTTTTATCGACACATACAATTTTTTCTGGACGGTAACCCCACAGGAGTTCTTTAAAAAATTCGACGATCAGTATAAAGAGTTTTGGAATAGCGAAAGAAAAGCGCAGGAGCAGCAATCCGGACTTACGAGAGACCAGATTTATGCACTCGCATCTATTGTTTATAAAGAATCAGGCGGGAAAAAAGACGAAATGCGGACCATTGCCGGGCTGTACCTTAACCGTTACCGAAAAGGGATGAAACTGCAGTCCGACCCGACCGTTATTTATGCCATTAATAAGCAGACGAATTTTAAAGAGCAGATTAAAAGGGTTTTTTATAAACATTTATCCACCCCTTCGCCTTATAATACGTATGCCAATAAAGGAATTCCTCCGGGACCGATTTGTGTGGTTGATAAAAATTCGGTGGATGCCGTATTAAATGCCGAAAAGAATAATTATATTTTTATGTGTGCAGACCCGGCAAGATTCGGCTACCACAAATTCACAGCAAGTGCCGAACAACACGCCATTAACGCGAAGGCTTATCAGGACTGGCTAAATTCTAAAAATATAAAATAA
- the dapF gene encoding diaminopimelate epimerase, with product MEFYKYQGTGNDFVMIDNRSGEWDSLSIENIQKLCNRRFGIGADGLIKINTAEGYDFEVDYYNSDGSKSFCGNGARCSVAFAFFLNVFEGKCRFIAIDGEHEAEIHNGIVKLKMGDVETISSDGEDQVADTGSPHYVKYVEDLVTYNVFAEGSSIRNSENYKEKGINVNFVEKITDDEIFVRTYERGVEDETYSCGTGVTASALTFLQNNDLISVKVKTLGGNLKVYAKKNGNAFDNIWLEGPAKQVFKGKIDLN from the coding sequence ATGGAATTTTACAAATATCAGGGTACGGGAAACGATTTTGTAATGATCGATAACCGCTCCGGAGAATGGGATAGCCTTTCGATTGAAAATATTCAGAAACTGTGCAACCGCCGTTTCGGAATCGGTGCAGACGGGCTTATTAAAATCAATACTGCCGAAGGCTATGATTTTGAAGTGGATTATTACAACTCCGACGGATCGAAAAGTTTCTGCGGAAATGGAGCCCGATGTTCGGTAGCCTTTGCTTTCTTTCTCAACGTCTTTGAAGGCAAATGCCGGTTCATCGCCATTGACGGCGAACATGAAGCCGAAATCCACAACGGTATCGTAAAACTGAAAATGGGTGATGTGGAAACAATCTCCAGCGATGGGGAGGATCAAGTAGCCGATACAGGCTCACCCCATTATGTAAAATATGTGGAAGATCTGGTTACCTATAATGTTTTTGCAGAGGGAAGCAGCATCCGCAATTCTGAAAATTATAAGGAAAAAGGAATCAACGTTAATTTTGTAGAAAAAATAACGGATGATGAAATTTTCGTAAGAACCTATGAACGAGGCGTTGAGGATGAAACCTACAGCTGCGGCACCGGTGTTACGGCTTCTGCTTTAACTTTTCTTCAAAATAATGATCTAATCTCTGTAAAAGTTAAGACTTTAGGCGGAAATCTGAAAGTGTATGCCAAAAAAAACGGCAACGCTTTTGATAATATATGGCTTGAAGGTCCTGCAAAACAGGTTTTCAAAGGGAAGATCGACCTTAATTAA
- a CDS encoding TonB-dependent receptor domain-containing protein: MNQTEIINIFTKKTLGLTFVLSAAAFAFAQEKVGISGSVVSKSNQPVPYASVTFSNKANKLFSDATLTDEKGQYKLDLAPGNYDITIEAIDYQKNVVNKQITAAGNIGAFSIDPEKSATNLKTADIQGVVITAPSTKPYKVELDKRTYDPSQDIVSKGGNLQDVLSNVPSVSVETDGTVSMRGSSNVKFLINGKPSALLGIDDGANALQSIPADQIEKIEVITNPSSKFEASGTAGILNIILKKSKKTGFNGSVTGTLGYLPQTNLNTNLSWRKGNLTWFLNGGGGYRESKNTNRNNAIYFTPTADNRTNADQESITKSKNNNYNASTGLVYDLSDKTSVNASGTVRTFDSENIGNVWYGYRYTDGSTSSARRDNTGSNNNLAFQGDFGLDHKFDDKGQNLSLSLSLQRNRSYNDTDVLQTANDAFTLENLINQTTLNKTLIGKADYELPIGENSRLEAGYRLDINRNTYDNDVSQRYSPFADYFFLPTFTYNAFYKEVFNAGYVQFKSKIGNLGYQLGLRNEYSQIDIKYENLNPQTELIDKSKNYNNLFPSVFLSYEIAKDNQFLVNYSRRIDRPRSFFLIPNPSYTDNQNIFDGNIDLNPSYVDSYEFGYSISKNKFTVNPTLYFRHTTDDVKMLVYSGDDGAFHTKPINLGNDDRYGMDLNFNWDATKWLKLLGNVDLFGYKTTGTYTGPEVSKPMPFEGSGFSSRARLTTTFKVDKTFNFQFQGFYRGAQKSLSQDRKDMYAISFGASKTVLDGNGTISFNIQDIFNTRAMRSLSKTPEFARESYMQWQPRQFALSFTYRFKQGERIDQPKRKKDINSNAAGDDQQGPM; encoded by the coding sequence ATGAATCAGACGGAAATCATTAACATTTTTACAAAGAAAACCTTAGGGCTTACTTTTGTACTTTCGGCAGCAGCATTCGCTTTTGCACAGGAGAAGGTCGGTATTTCAGGATCGGTGGTCAGCAAAAGCAACCAGCCGGTTCCTTATGCTTCGGTTACATTCAGTAACAAAGCCAACAAATTATTCAGTGACGCGACACTTACCGACGAGAAAGGACAATATAAGCTTGATCTGGCTCCCGGAAACTATGACATCACCATCGAGGCCATCGATTATCAGAAAAATGTTGTTAATAAACAGATTACAGCAGCCGGAAATATCGGAGCCTTTTCGATAGACCCTGAAAAAAGTGCCACCAATCTTAAAACCGCTGACATTCAGGGCGTGGTGATTACGGCACCGTCTACCAAGCCCTATAAAGTGGAGCTGGACAAAAGAACGTACGACCCATCCCAGGATATTGTAAGCAAAGGAGGAAATCTTCAGGATGTGCTTTCCAATGTGCCTTCTGTTTCCGTAGAAACCGACGGAACTGTCTCCATGAGGGGAAGCTCGAATGTAAAATTCCTCATCAACGGAAAACCTTCTGCCCTTTTGGGGATCGATGATGGTGCCAATGCTTTGCAGAGTATCCCGGCAGACCAGATCGAAAAAATTGAAGTGATTACCAACCCTTCTTCAAAATTTGAAGCCAGCGGAACGGCGGGTATTTTAAATATTATTTTAAAGAAAAGTAAAAAGACCGGGTTTAACGGAAGTGTTACCGGAACATTGGGCTACCTGCCACAAACCAACCTTAATACCAACTTAAGCTGGAGAAAAGGCAATCTTACTTGGTTTTTAAATGGTGGCGGCGGATACCGGGAATCTAAGAACACAAACAGGAACAACGCAATTTACTTTACGCCAACAGCTGATAACAGAACGAATGCAGACCAGGAATCTATTACAAAGAGCAAGAACAACAATTATAATGCTTCTACAGGTTTGGTTTATGACCTTTCTGATAAAACTTCGGTAAATGCATCCGGAACAGTAAGAACTTTCGACAGTGAAAATATTGGAAACGTATGGTACGGCTATCGTTATACTGACGGAAGCACATCTTCTGCAAGACGTGACAACACAGGTTCGAACAATAACCTGGCTTTCCAAGGGGATTTCGGTTTGGATCATAAGTTTGATGATAAAGGACAGAATTTATCCTTATCCTTAAGCTTACAGAGGAACCGATCTTACAATGATACAGATGTTCTGCAGACGGCAAATGATGCGTTTACCTTAGAAAATCTTATTAACCAGACTACATTAAACAAAACATTGATCGGTAAGGCTGACTATGAACTTCCGATTGGTGAGAATTCAAGGCTTGAAGCCGGGTACCGTTTGGATATCAACAGAAACACTTACGATAATGATGTTTCTCAAAGGTATTCTCCTTTTGCAGATTATTTCTTCCTGCCTACATTTACTTATAATGCTTTTTATAAAGAGGTTTTCAATGCGGGATATGTCCAGTTTAAAAGCAAAATCGGAAATCTGGGCTATCAGTTAGGTTTGCGAAACGAATATTCCCAAATAGACATCAAGTATGAGAATCTGAATCCGCAGACTGAACTTATTGATAAAAGCAAGAATTACAACAACCTGTTTCCAAGTGTTTTCTTAAGCTACGAAATTGCAAAAGACAACCAGTTTTTGGTTAATTATTCAAGAAGAATCGACCGTCCCAGATCTTTCTTCCTGATTCCTAATCCAAGCTACACGGATAACCAGAACATTTTCGACGGAAACATCGATTTGAATCCTTCTTACGTAGATTCTTACGAATTCGGATACAGTATTTCGAAAAATAAATTTACAGTAAATCCTACTCTTTACTTCAGACACACGACGGATGATGTAAAAATGCTGGTGTACAGCGGTGATGACGGGGCGTTTCATACCAAGCCTATTAACTTAGGAAATGACGACCGCTACGGAATGGATCTTAATTTTAACTGGGATGCTACAAAATGGCTGAAATTATTAGGAAACGTAGATTTATTCGGATATAAAACCACCGGAACTTATACCGGACCTGAAGTTTCGAAACCAATGCCATTTGAAGGTTCCGGATTTTCTTCCAGAGCAAGATTAACTACTACCTTCAAAGTTGATAAGACGTTTAACTTCCAGTTCCAAGGATTTTACCGTGGTGCACAGAAATCTCTGAGCCAGGATCGAAAAGATATGTATGCGATCAGTTTTGGGGCTTCTAAGACCGTACTGGATGGTAACGGAACAATAAGTTTCAATATTCAGGACATCTTTAATACAAGAGCGATGAGAAGTCTTTCCAAAACGCCTGAGTTCGCAAGAGAATCTTATATGCAATGGCAACCAAGACAATTTGCCCTTTCATTTACTTACCGATTCAAGCAGGGTGAAAGAAT